Sequence from the Strix uralensis isolate ZFMK-TIS-50842 chromosome 1, bStrUra1, whole genome shotgun sequence genome:
GATACTTTCTTGGGGTTATTGATGACTTTCTGCCCCATTGTCAATGACAATGAATGATTCTATATAGAGAAGAAAAAGGCTCCTGTTTTCAGTGTAGGTAGGTTCTGCAAAGATAGTTTGCAGCCTTGTGGAGAATACCAGAATAAGACTGATTTTAAGTTCTTGAGCTGTAGTTAGTCCTTCCCTATGCAATCACCTTTGCAGAATGGTGGGCATCACCCTTGCTGAAGAGTCATCTGTCTCACTTGGCTCTTGACTTAGAGTCTATCTCAGTTTATCCTGCTTGTGAGCAGGTTCTAATTGCAGGTGCAGTGGGGATGTTCCCAGCATATGCCATGGCTGAGATAGCACCCTTAAGAAGGTCTCTGGTTAACATTCAGAAGAGGAAATGCAGAATCATTGCCAGAGTTTGATCATCAGCTGATGTCCTTATATCTCTCAGCTGCTGAAGGACTGCATGACCACAGGATGCTCTGGGTTTCTCTTCTAACccttcagttgcttttttttcccccgcttGTCTTACATTTAGTCTTCATAGTATGTAGATGGCAAGTGAAGGGTACTCTTTCGTTTGCTCCCTGTGTATATTAGGGATTGGGCTTTCTTCTTTCTGGCACTTGCAAAAGAAGTATTGTCATCCCCTGTCAAGGAGAGGTAGGAAGCAATACTTTCCCTCAGGCCATAGCTGAGACAAGAGTCATCCATTGCTGCCAGGGTGCTTTCAGTATCTTCAGTCATCTCCAgcctttaaaagaacaaaattctgTTACCATTTCATGCACTTGCATTGAGCCTATTAGTATAATATTAGTGGTTGTTAAACCaaattatgttaattttgttGTATAAAAAATTTCCTGTCTCATAAATCACCGAACATTTCTGTCACTTAGTGATTTTCCGAAACAATCAGTACAACAGTAGTATCTAAATATTTTTTGGCATCTGAAAAGGAAATAACatgtatatattttctctttcttcttaaTCTGTAGGAAAAATGGCCTTGATACTGTACAAAATTTTCTTGCATTTGTAAGCAAATGAATATGCTTTGTGAAGGAAGGGTAGAGGAGGGAAATTTACACTTCAGAAGTAAGAAGTGCTTTTGTTTCTGAAGGTGGTTGTTTCACCAGCTTCTGAAACCTGACCTACTTTCTCTAGTTGCAGTCATGATATTAGAAATCTCATGAACCTCAGGTTGGGCCGTGTATTGAGAGAGACACAGCAGAAAGGATTCATGCTGGAATAATGTGTCCATTGCACTTGTGCTGCTTCATGGATAGCCACCATGTGAACTGTTGGGGCTCACCAGTAAGCCACTGCGCATTAGTGTGCCTTTGGTGGTGAATCTGACTAGGCTTTATGGTGTAGCTCTTTATCCTGCCCCCTTGGTGGAGAGGACTCATGAGTCCCAAAGGGACTGCATATGTGGCCATACTCTTAGCTGCATAGGAGAAATGATTGAATGTTAACTATAGTCCCTTTCAATGTTAGACCAAGAATATCAGTTAGACAGCTGGACATCCTGTTTTCATGGGTCAACCTGCTGTCAGCAGCTTTGAGGACTGTCTAATCTTTAAAACTGGTCTCAGGAAGTGACTGTTTCTTCTGTAACTGAGTATATACAAGGCTGGAAAAAACCTTGTTGTTTCTGGCAGCCTGTGTTGTATGTGGTACCTGTGAATATTTCTCCAGTTGAAGTTTTTATTCCGCATCACCACAGGAGGAACTTGATTCGTTACGCTGTTGTTGTTAGTGCACTGGGTAAGACAAGGCGTTGTAAGGACACAGCAAAGACCATCAGCAACTTCTGAACAGGGAAATGAATACACAGGCAGTTAATCTTTGCTCACCATTATCTTCACTGTTTTACTTCCCTGGTGCATGCTCAAAGAAACACTTTTGGACACAGtagtaataaataaatagtgtGTTCTCAGCAAGGACACTGTAACACCGacttaactttttcctttcctcatacCTTTGGCTTTTAATTTATCGTGGGGTGTATTTCCCACAATACAAGTGAGGAACTGAGACACAGAAAGATAAAGTGACTTGCCTGAAGTCTACAAGGAAGTTTGTGATAGAGCAGGGACTTAAACCCAGGTTTTCTGAGTCCTCAGTGGGTTCTACTTTTGCATCCCGTTGTCTCAGCCATACAAATAGAGTGTTAAATAGATGCAAGATGCAACCACTCAGATTGGATTGCATGTGCACCTGTTCTGCTGTGGAACATGGCTATGGAATGAATCAAGGTTCACACGTTACTTTCATCTATGTTTCTTCTCTCTATCCTCTGCTCCTTGCTCCACTAGAAACATCACATATGTTCTTCTGCCCAAGTAGAGAACATCATGGCTGAATGCTAGAGTTTTACATCTCTGGGCCTTATTTCAGGGCGAGATTCTGTTTCATCTCATGgtaggggaaggaggagagctaAATCTCACCATGTCTCCTCTTACACCTATAACTCaagaaaaaatgttaattgttATAAGCTTTGTGTTCCTCCCCATCCCGAATTTTAGGCTTcaattgtttgtttctttctaagTGGAGAAAGGTGTCAGCTAACTAAAatgtattaacaaaaaaaaaatcatgtccaAATTCTCACTGCTCTGTTTATATCATTGGACttgaaagtttctttttcatgttttgaatgtGAATATGGCTTTTCTCCCCAGTTTATCAAAGTACTCTTTGGCCAACACACTTTTTCATTTACGTATGAAATACGCAGATACGGTAACTTTACACTTTTAAGATTACAGAGTACCATTACTAATTAAAGCACAGAACCTATTGTTCTCTTGTGACTTTTATGCAATTAACATATTGCaatcttccttcctctttttaaaatgttctcattttaatGCATGGTAACTACAGCTACTTAATTGTGTCATTTGCCAAGTTATCTCTCTGACATGGCTTAGAATGCCGTAAATCTGGAAAACTATTGTTCAAACTGGTGTCATCCATTGGACTCATATTAGTAAAAATGATAGCTGAATCTAGATTTGATCTAACAGCTTGAGCCCCTTAAAATAACTTCTGCTGATAAAATCCAGCCGTGCTCTTCTAAAGTAATAGGGAAGAAATTAACAATATTTATGAGAATTTTCTGCTGCAGATAAATGGTTGTAGTGGTTCCTAAGAGAAGCATGATTGCAGAACCTGGTCTTGCATGTCCTGATGCTATCTCTCTGTCTAtatggtaaataaataaatggcagACTTGTCCATACTTGTAAACAAAGTGATCCAGGAGTTGAACTCTGGCCCTGGGACTCAGAACCATGACTTGCATCTGCAGAGCTTAACGTTATTGTACACCCAAACTTTAACTTTAGCTGTGCTCTGAGATGGGCTGGGCATCCCTGGCCTGTGCTAACCTCCAAATTATATCTGAAAGTTGTTTAGGGAAGTGCTAGACACTAGCCTTTGGACCAAATCGTGTTACTGACATGTCCATACAATATCATATACCAATACGGGCAGAACCTATCTGTCTTTGTTTAGCTGAGTTCTTGGGTTGATTTCAGTTGTACTGTTAAAGGTAGCATATTTGCATTTAGGatcaaaaataaagcaaaagataTAAATCAGAAGTTTTTCCATTACTTGTTCTGTGACAGTAGTTGCAAGTCTCAGACATAGGCAAAGGTCCTGGACCTTTGATAGTTTTACAGTTGCCAGtggaaaatgtgtttattctGCAGTTCTTTTTACCTGAGTAGTGATTCACAAGGTCTTCAAGGCACTGAAAGGTTTGCCGTGGAGAAATGTAATACCAGTTATTTGGAAGGCGGAAGATCCTGTAATGTTTCACTTGCCTGTGCCGCACTGACAAGGAGTATAACCCTGGAGAAAGAGGAGAACTAATTACACCAAAGTAGGGCCCTAATTCTGGATGGATAGCAGTGACCACAACCACAGTATCTCTAAGATGTGCTGACATGATCCAAAAGGTCCCAGAAAGATCTGAAAAGAACTGAGTGGCCATCCTAATTTCTACTTATAtgatatactttatatatatacttaAGTATAACAAAGGGAATAAAGGACCCAACATCAGGGCCTGAGACTTTGTTTGAATTTAAAttgctggtgtttttttcctttatttttgctgGTATGGgacttttttaaaatgatgtagaGGAAATAGACCTTTACAGAAATAGTTTGCCTTTCCCTGAAGAGGGAGACCAGACTCATGTATGCAGATTTAGTTGGCTCCCAGTAATGCAGTAGCTGATACCTGATAATGCAGTCCTGGCAGGAGATGACAACTTggactttcctttttctttgtttaaagctATTGTACAGCATTTAGTTGGTAAGGACTGAATGTTGATCCTAAATTTCTTTGAATTTAGTACAGGTATTATGAAACTAATTGACCTCTGGTATGCAAGAGATCAGAGTAGATGATTTATTATTCCCTTCTAACTATGTTATTGTGATATTAGAATGTGTTCTGGTGCTTCAGAAAAAGGGAAGATATGTTGCACAATGGGAGATGTATTCCCTTCGAAGAGAATAAAACTGTAAGGTGTGTACAGTACAATTCCCATGTAGCAACACTGttgctatgaaagaaaaaaataaattgaaggcatgtcatttaaaaaaaagtaaataaaagaacCACCTGTTTATATAGGAAATACACTTACCAGCCACCCCCACTGTTCGGTGTGTATTTTATAGTTTCTTCAGTCAACTTTTGTGGACCAAGGCAAAGCTGTGACTTTTCCTCCATTTGAAAAGTCCCACTGCCTAACAAGCTTTGCATGTGACCAAAGTAAATAACAGTGTTTAAACAACTGTGTCTTGTTGTGTGATGCCTGTGGAACTTTCCACGGCCATTGCTAGCGCTGCTTCCAGCACCGCTCGTAACGTAGGTGACTGGTGAAGACTGGCATGCTGCACTGGGTGCCTTTGCCTTCCGATTAcatacattttctggttttggacaGATCCATATGAAACAAGACAGGGAGTGAATTAAAGAGCTGTAAAACTGTTAATGCCTGACATCAAGGGGGGAAAAATCGTATTTTCTCACCTTTCCTAGTTTCACTCTCTCTGATCATGAAGGCGCCGACCTTGGTGTTGGGTAGCTGTAGAAGttcctctgctttttctcttcccagcccTTCAAATAACCAGCtgtgaagcaggaaaaaacaaattctgaaatttgGACACCAGCAAAACAGAGAGCAGCATGTGGCCGTGAAAGTGCAGCATTAGCCAGGAAAAGTGACTGCAAAAATAACAGTGTGGCTTTCTGTAGTTATTCTCTCAACTATGTCCAGGCATATTTCCCCAGTTTATGGAGAAAATCTTGCTCTCTTTGAGTTCTATTAACTTTTGTGAGACTAAGAGAAGAGTGAATAAGGTTTGGACTTATTAGGGTAAACAAAACTTTTCAAGATGTCTTGATCTGAATTGTTGGGGACATATCCATGTGGTATATTGTTGGCATATCCGTGGCATAAGTTAAATCCCTGTTTTTCATTTAAACCACTTTTGTTAACTCCAGATTGTATTTTATTGTATCGTaaataaacccaaaataaaatacaattactCTGCTTGTGCTAGGGAACAGTCCAGCCATTTAAGTTAATTGGCTTTGTGGATAAGAGAAAGTGGAATTATTCCTACTGATTTTCACCATGTCTTCGTGCTCTGACGTATTTTGCCACAGATAGTGTCTAACCATGTAACTGACCTTGCTTGGCTGGTGTAGGAGTTACTGgcactttattttaaagttgttcttGTGTGTTTGCTCCAGTCTGCTATCAGCAAAATGATCTTGGGGAAGCTTCAGACAGTAGCTTCCATTATCATACCTGTGCCCTGTCTTTGGGAAAGCTCTATTTTAGGAGGatataaatgcatattaaaatttAAGCACTGCATAAATCACAGTGAAGTTCACACTTCATATGCTTAAAACCAAACAGGTATTAAAACTTTTGCCAGAAAAGTTTTAAGTGTgtgctttaatgttttttttcctgactggtGTCTAGGGCAACAAGAAACCTCTAAACCTTTCTTAGCTCTTCCAGTGTGGGAATTTACATTCTTGAATGACCTGCTAGtctttctatttgttctttttgGTCTGTTTTTCATGAGCAACTCTAGCTTAAATTTTACTCTttgtaaacattaaaaattctttctaaaTAGGGTCTCTTTATCAATGTCTTAAAATTAGAGATCAGTCCATGgaacagaagtattttaaatatcttatATAACATTTGAGGGTTTTTTGACCCTTTCCAGCATTTAAAACTAGGATTTTCCTTTTCATATAATCAAAACTTAGGTGTGGATTTGATGTTCTCAGgtttcaaaggaaatattttagactgtcaataaataaaatttctgtctGTCTAGTCACTATTGGCATTGTTTTGATTATGACACTGAATAACTAATTAGGGCAGTATAAGTAGAGACATAGTGTTGAAAGGCTATAAGAAATGCATTTACTTACCCATGGTAAACCTTTGCTACGTATTTTCCTGGAATATAATTTTCTCGACCTGTTGTAAGGGAATGGACTCTCCACCAGCCTCCTTCACTGTGTGAAAGCAAGAGAAGGGATATTTTCAGATGTACTTTCAGAGTTTGTCCTCATTTTAGATATTAGTTAAGACACACAGATTAGCCTGTAACCTTCTGTCTGTGTTCCTGAATTTACATATTCAGAAAGGGACCCAACTTTGTTTCATTTAGAGTAGTTCCATTTCTAAACCTACATCAGGATTAAATTTGGACACAGAAATAAGCCACATTTGTTCCATTTCAATTACGTaagtaatgaaatatttttctgtagttaAAAGAAGAAGGGTAAATACTCAGTGGTTAAACCATGCTGTGCTCTGCCTTCCCACAGCTAGACTTGTACTGGTATCCAAGATATTCAGCTTATGGCTGAGTGTGCTGTGTCTGGACAGCCCTGTAGTTAATCCTGTAACATCAGAGTAGCAAATACTCAGCAGATGGACCCTGTCTGCCTGGGAACAGGTTTTCAGTCGAACAGTTTGCTCTTTTCTTCAATGAGTTGCTGACCAAACTTCAATAAAAAAGACCTGATAGCTGAATGTAGGTGACTAGACATATTTTTTGACTGATATATCTTAGGTTCTTGCTGTGGGACTGAATGGTGGCTTTGGCTTTTGAATCCCTTAGGAAGGGCAAGGTTACAAGCATTTTCACAGGGATGCTGTGAAGCTTTAGTGATTAGTGCAAGGATGCTGATGTTTGATGGGTTCCCTCCACCTTTTCCTTTAAGAGTTTGAATCCAAATAATAGTGTGTCTTGTGTTTGAATGCTGGTTTTGTGGACATTCATATAAATGCTCCCAGATAGCGCCAGGACTGCAGACCAGAGTCTCAGTGTATGTCAAAACAGCTGAGTTGAAGATACTTAGGTTAAACCTCCTGAGTTATAGCTGCTGGGACCATGGTCCACAATGTATATGCTGAGGGAAAAAGGGAAGTGCCTACTGCTCAGAGCTGGAAATTTCAGGGCCCCACAAGTTCTATTTGTGGATTTCCAGCAGATGGGAAATTATCTGTAAGAAGTTCAGgttattttgggttttcttccccaCAACTCTCCCAggcagaaccaagaacttcagTAACAAAAAACCTGAGAGACTCCGCATCTCCCTCCCTCCAAACTAATATTACTAACCCTGAAAAATCCCTCTGATGTTTGAAAGTCCCAAAGCAGCACCTGTCTCCTGAGGCAGGAGCCACAGAAACTATGCAGATTGGGGGGATCACTGGAGGGCATCTGGTTTGACTACTGCCAGCTAAATGCAGTTGTTCATCTGGTAATGAAAGGTGCCTGACAAGTGTGGAGAGTGAGAAACTGTGCCAGTAGTGCTTATCTAATCCTGTCAACTCAGAGCAGTCACAAATATCTGTTAGGAGTTGTATTTTCTGTGGGGATTCCATATATCATGTTCCTGGCAGGATTGGTGGGGTTGATTGCTGCTGCACATAATTGCTTTGGTAGAAGTCTGGAAAGCTGCTGTTATAAAAGCAGTACGTGCTGCCTGCTCACGCTGGCTTCTCTGTGGTGACTCCTCATTGCTCGTGCTCTGGTCATGACTGCcatgctgcttttctcttccaCTGCATTTTGCTTCTTTGAATGAGTTGAGAAAAAGATTATACCTACAGTTTATGTGCATCAAGAGTCTGCAGGCAAACAGTTGCTATTAACATCAGAACATACCCCAGATGGGAAGAACAGGTCCTTCATTAGGACACTATGCTTTGCATAGAGCATTGGAGTGTCTTGTCTTCTGTGAACAACCTGATTCAAAACAGGAAGAGGTAAGTTCCCATCAAGGCTTGCTTCGGCTCTTATTTATTATTAGGAGAAGCTCTTGATCACTGCACAACAGACAAACATGATAAAAACTGCTGCTACAGAAGCCTAgttcttttaaaagttttgtcCAGTAGATGATACTATGCAGCACATGTATGCATATGATACGCCACACATAATTCCCATTGAAAAAGGCATATGTAGTTATGTGCTGTTGTGAGGGCTCATAGATGATGAAAGCTGGGAGTGAGGCTTTAAGCTGGAATTTCCAAGCTAAAGCAATTGTTGTACCATGTTGAGTATGTTACGTAAACTGCAGCAAGGTTTAAACAGCTAGAAGTTACCAGAGAAGAATTCCCCTGGTTTAGGGAATCTCTCCATCAGCAGAAAATTCATCTTGGTGGTATTGTCTGAGCTTTGTGACCTCTAGGTTCAGGGAGGCAGGGAAAGCACTTTGTCAGCAGAACATAACTGCAGCTGTTCTGGGTCTACGTAACCCCATGTCTTGTTGCTGACAAAGACCATTGTAGGTCATGGTGGCCTGGAGAAGAGTCCAACAATTCATCAATCGTCTATGATACTTCTCTTGAGTACTTCTGTCCTCCAACCATTTGACACTCTGACTTCCTCAcgtagagaattttttttatgaatttaGAAATCCTCAGAAGATTTCTCTGCTATGAACGTGTCTGGTGTCCCCTTGAATCCATTTGCTCCACCAGCTgcaaaaatgaaatctttcatttctgtttaagcAGTGCAAACAGTGGCTGAGTAACTTCTAGGAGGTCACTGTGTGCCAATACAAGCTGTGCATAAAAGAATATCATGGctgctggcttctacttttcaAGAAGTGTGCTCACTGTTGTGTGTGGCAATATTTGCGCTATGCTTAAGGTCAGTCTGAACTAGTGGCCTTCCTTCTACTTCCTTCTGGGGCTCATAAATTTTCAAGCGGAACGAGTTGAGAAatctttgaccttttttttttccccactaagaaaatgcaaaatcaattaaaaaatttaaGATGCAAAAAAgcgcttttttaaattttacttttgttaGAGTTGCCTTAAATCTAGGGTGAAATTCTAAGACCTAATCATAAAGGAGTTGTTGGATACAAAGGGTGAGAGAGAAAATGATAGACAGTCTTGACATAGagaaattcagaataattttccttttctatgtGATTAAGACTGGTTCACTCTATTTTCCACTGACATTGCGGGGAGATActttttcaaaatcatttttcaaagcagaattCTGTTTTGAGTCCTACTTTAGAATGGAGTCTGAATCCAGGTTCAGAAACCATGTCAGAGGAATCCAGCGGTCAAAGAACACTCTGAAATCTCGAATCCTTATACCATAGGGAAATTTACACCATAGGTAAGCATCCTTCCTTGTAAATTCTGAACTCAGCTTTGCTGAACTGCATCCATTTTGGGCTAGGTGCATAAAGTAGAGCTTTGCATCCTTTGTAACaaaacctaattttaaaaaaatggatcaACTTACTCTGATAGCACACGTAGTTTTTCCCCTACATGAAATATAGGTTGGCTTATGTCTGCTGAAGGATAGTCATAGAGGACAGCAAGGAAATCACTCTCCTgacctattaaaaagaaagaaaatgtcacttaaaaaaaagatAGAGTTCTGAAGCAGAAATGGATTTTTCATTATGTATGTTATATTTTACATGGTACGTCAAATGCGAAAAAATCTCACTCTGAAATGTCACTTGGTAAACATAAAGAGCTAAAGATGAGCCTATAACTTTATAGGAAGAAtgtgaagatattaaaaataaaaataaaaaaaagtaatttggttAATTATAAGCAACTAAATTTAGACTACTTTTTCTAGTAATTACCATATTTAAAGGACATATTCAGTTTGAAACTAGCAAAATTAGTAAGTATTTATAGTATTAGGAAGTAACCCAGTTTGATTAATGTCACCGTCTCTAAATGCCTCCATCTACAATTTTGAGCCAAGCTGATGTGTTACATTTAAGGAAAGGAAGATGCATGTTGAATTGTTCCATCATTTAACGCTGATACTTTTCAAAGTTACGAAATTAGTTTAGATCAAGGGCAATGAGAATGTGCCCATTATTGCCCATTTCCCATCACTTTCTAAAATTAGCTTGAGGAACAGCCAGAGCACTTTGTTCCCCCTTGTGTGGAAACTGTACTAGAGGTAGCACATGATGACCTTATCTTCAGTTAAAGAAGAGAGGCAACGTGGATGTTTATAATTAAATCACTGTACAGCTGCAGTTTGCAGAACTGAGGTCAGTAAAAGATAAGAAGACTTTTTACATCAGTTGGGATGACTCTGGGCCTTGCATCACTGTGTAGGACACGTGCTGAGTCTCCTGGGTTGCTGAAGGATAGAGGAGGCACTTTGCACAAGACTGGAACTATCAAATTTTCAAGAGCTCCTTGTCCAGCAGGAATCTGTGGTGACCAGTAAATACTGACAGGTGGGAGATTCAGGAATGTGTCATGCTGGGTGTTTTGAGCTCTTTGGCAGAAGTCCTGGCAAGAGGGGTCATGCAATACGGTCCTTCCCTCTGCGTGTCGCAGTACCCTCCACCAGCACACAGGGAGACAAAGTTTTCCCTCTGCCTCCAGCAAGATCAGCGCCCCATTCCTTAGTAATACCATCTAGCAGTATGTTTGCAGAGGTGGTTTGATCTCCATACTTGCCCACTCTGTGCAGCTCAACATGTACAAAAATGGGAATGAAttcagggaaggagagaaagaaattacCCAGAGAGATAGATGCACTTTTGCATATTGtgagatttttcttgtttaatataGATTCCTTGTCAACTTATCTTTAAGGAAGACAGTCTTTTAGGGAAAGAGCATCCTGAATGAATGCTGAGACTGGCTCTAATGTTTTCGGCCTTTGTGTCCCAGGGTCTTACAAATAACtcacagtgataacaatgaaagGCTGAAGGAAACATGCAAgtctactgaaaataaatattttcaagaggAAAGATTTTACACTTGTTATCTTTACATCAGTGATAATGAGAATTTTAAGCGTTAAGGAAAATATTCCACATCTGTGGtttaaaggaagtaaaaaatagTGTTTTTTCAGTTGATTTTGAATAACTGTTTG
This genomic interval carries:
- the SLA gene encoding src-like-adapter isoform X1, producing MGNTVKTLRASEETSVPSQTGQESDFLAVLYDYPSADISQPIFHVGEKLRVLSDEGGWWRVHSLTTGRENYIPGKYVAKVYHGWLFEGLGREKAEELLQLPNTKVGAFMIRESETRKGLYSLSVRHRQVKHYRIFRLPNNWYYISPRQTFQCLEDLVNHYSEVADGLCCVLTTPCLTQCTNNNSVTNQVPPVVMRNKNFNWRNIHRLEMTEDTESTLAAMDDSCLSYGLRESIASYLSLTGDDNTSFASARKKKAQSLIYTGSKRKSTLHLPSTYYED
- the SLA gene encoding src-like-adapter isoform X2 translates to MIRESETRKGLYSLSVRHRQVKHYRIFRLPNNWYYISPRQTFQCLEDLVNHYSEVADGLCCVLTTPCLTQCTNNNSVTNQVPPVVMRNKNFNWRNIHRLEMTEDTESTLAAMDDSCLSYGLRESIASYLSLTGDDNTSFASARKKKAQSLIYTGSKRKSTLHLPSTYYED